The DNA window TGCTGACGGCGTTTGCAAGTCTATTCATGGTCATTTTGCTCGTTTATTATAACCCCGTGTTGTTCAGCACCGTGGGAACAGGCTCCCCCGAAGACAAATGGTATGACATCACGATCTGGGGGGGGATCTTGGTGGTAACCGCCTACGCCATGGGTACTCTCTACGATCACAAGCAAAACCACCTTCGCGAGTTGCGGGAGACCTACCATGGGGTCCTGCTCATCCTGCGCCACTTCATCTCCAAGGACGAGTACACCCAGAACCACTCCTACCGGGTGTCGATCTACGCCGCTAAGGTCGCCTCGTATCTCGGACTCAACTCTGAGCGAATCGAAGATGTCCGCGCGGCTGCGTTGCTGCATGATATTGGCAAGCTGGATATCAGCAGGGAAATCCTCTACAAAGCGGCGCGTCTGACCCAGGAAGAGTTCGAGGAGATGAAGCGCCATGTGGAGAAGGGGGTAGGTATGCTTGAGTCAGTAGGTGGCTCGCTGCGCCGGGTACTCCCCATCATCTTGTCCCACCATGACCGATTCGATGGATCTGGCTACCACCCCACCAGTGGGAATGATATTCCGCTGGAGGCACGCATCATTGCGGTAGCGGATGTGTACGACTCTCTCACGAGTGATCGGCCGTACCGGAAGGCCATGTCGCCCTTCGATGCCAAAGAGGTCGTCACCAAGGAGTCGGGAACTGAATTTGACCCACAGGTGGTTGATGCATTCTTAGCCGCGTTCCGCAGAGGTGAAATGGAAGTCCCGGAGGTTCTGGTGTAGCGCGATGGGAGGACATGGAATCTATCGTATCGAATAGGAAAGGTCGTTGAGAAGGATGAGTGGATGGCCACGGAACATTTCATAGCCGACCAGCAGGAGGATAGATGGCGACCATCCTGATCGTCGACGATGAGCCGATGCTGCGGCAGATGGTCCGGGAGCACCTGGAGAGGCATGGCCTTCAGATCGAGGAGGCGGAAAACGGCCAGGAGGCCCTGGAGTTTGCCCACCGGGTAAACCCAGACCTTATCCTCCTTGACATTATGCTGCCGGACCTCGACGGGCTTCAGGTGTGTCAAACCCTCAGGGAGCACGAGGCTACTCGGGCCATCCCGGTGGTGCTCCTCACTTCCAAGGACGGCCTAGAGGATCGGATCCGGGGCCTGGATGCGGGGGCCAACGACTTCCTGACAAAGCCTGTGCAGCCAGGTGAGCTCTTGGCCCGGGTCAAGGCCCATCTGCGTACGCGAGAGTTATGGGAAGAGCTGGAGCAGCGACGGAAGGACTTGGCCCAGCTCCTCGAGCTGTCGAAAGCCGTCGCCTCCACCCTCCGGCCATCGGAAATCTTCCACCTCATTGTCGAGCGTACCGCCCAATTGGTTAGCGCCATGCGCTGCTCGCTCGTCATCGTCGGAGATGCAGAGAAGGGCTATGTCGTCGCTTCTCAGGATAATCCGAGAATCACGCGTCTGCCAATCACACTAGAGCGGTATCCGGAGATTCAGGAGGCAATCCGGCGCCAGCAACCGGTCGTGGTGGAGGATGTGAGCCAGGATCCGCTCATGGCTGGAGTGTGGGACGTGATGGTCCCGTTGGAGTTCCGGACTCTCCTCGTGGTGCCGATCAACCTGCGCGCCAAGGTGGTGGGAACGCTCGTCCTCCGGATGGCGCGCTCGGGCTCTCCCTTTGACACGAGAGAACTGCAACTCTGTCAGCTCATCGGTGAAGTCGCCGCCATCGCCCTGCAGAACGCCCACCTCTTCGAGAGCCTGGAGCATGCCAACCTGAACCTGGAGCAGCTCACGCTGATCGACGATTTGACTCAGGCGTACAACCGTCGCTTCCTCTTCCGAAAGTTAGAGGAGGAAGTGGAGCGCTCCAAGTGGTATGGGCAGCCACTCTGCTGCATCATGCTTGATGTGGACGACTTTAAGGAGGTCAACGATCGTTACGGACATGCCCAAGGGGACGTGATCCTGAAAGAGCTGGCAAACGTGATCCAAGACGTGATCCGGCGGGGGGATGTGCTCGCGCGGTATGGCGGAGAGGAGTTCGTGCTCCTCCTCCCTCAGACAGAGGGGGAGGGAGCCTGGATAGAGGCGGAACGTATCCGGCGGACGATCCGCGAGCATCGGTTTCCCGGGATTGAGCCTCTTCTGCCTTTGACGATGAGCCTGGGGATTGCCAACTATCCTTTGAACTCCATCACGGAGGCGAGCGACCTCCTGAAGCTAGCTGACCGGGCCATGTACGCTGCGAAGCATGCCGGCAAAGACGGCATCGCGTGTTCATGGGCGCCATCGGGGACTTCTGATTGACCGAAACTTCCCTCGAGTGAAACGGATGAGCGATGAGTCAGTCACAGTGGTGCTCGTTGAGAACAGCCCCGGCGAGCGCGTGGCCCAATCGAGCAAGAGGACGATGAGACGAAGCAAGGCCCCGGTCGGGTGAATCCGTCCCACGGATGGCCTCTATGGAGAAGGGGGTTAGGGCTTCGTGATGGCTGGCGGAGGCGTGTGGGAATCGAACCCACCGGCCCGCTTTTGGCAGGCCCACCGGTTTTGAAGACCGGGAAAGCCACCAGGCCCAATCCGCCTCCATCCTTTTAGCTAGCAGAGTTACGATGGGGTGTCAACCCGTTACTACTCTCCCGTTCATGATTTGTCAAGGTTGCAAGAGCCGCTTGGAGGTCCGCCGCCTGCGTATGGGTGTAACGGCGGGTCATGTTCGCCGTCTTGTGACCGAGGAGGTCTTGCACATAGGACGCCGAGACTCCGTTGCGGTTAAGCCGGGAGGCCACGGTATGCCGGAGATCGTGGAACCAGAGGTGGGCAATCCCCGCCGCCTGAATCCCTTTCTTAAGGTGGTAGTGAACAGCCCACTTACTCCAAGGTGTCCCGTCCGGCCTCGTGAACACATGAGCGGAGGTCGCCGCTCCCTTGCGCCGGAGCAGGATATAGTAAAGGGATTCGTTGATCGGCATGAGTCGCTTTTCCCCGCGCTTGGTCGGAGGAAAGTCCAGGACGCGCTCCGCGAGATCAACCTGAGTCCAGGTGAGCTTTATCAGTTCCCCCTCCCTCATACCGGTACAGAGAGCCGCCTGCATAAGATCAACGAAGGCGGGTTTGAGGTGAGGGAGGAGGGCCTTTTCCTCGGCTTCCGTCAATTCCCGATCTCGCCCCGGACCTTCCGGGAGCATCTTAAATTTTCGTTCTCGCCGGAGCCAATCCCACTCGAGGGCCATCCGAAGCATATTGCGGAGCACCGCGAGTTCCCGATTGACCGTCGCCCCGCTCACGCCTTCAGCCTTCCGCTTGCCGATATAGGTACTGATCGCCTCGGCGGTTATGTCCTCGAGGGCCACGCCGTCAAATTGCTTTGCCAGGTTCCGCACCCGTAACTCAATCGTTTCTAAGTCTCGCCCGTAATTCCGTTTGTCCTCCAAGAATGGGGCCACGAGGTCGGAAAAGGTCTTATCTTTTCCCACCCCGAGCAACCCGTTTTT is part of the Candidatus Methylomirabilota bacterium genome and encodes:
- a CDS encoding site-specific integrase: MAEFTVKLYCRKWTTNGEEREAWGVRYRLNGKYKSEIVGDLKLAKIRERQLHEDHKNGLLGVGKDKTFSDLVAPFLEDKRNYGRDLETIELRVRNLAKQFDGVALEDITAEAISTYIGKRKAEGVSGATVNRELAVLRNMLRMALEWDWLRRERKFKMLPEGPGRDRELTEAEEKALLPHLKPAFVDLMQAALCTGMREGELIKLTWTQVDLAERVLDFPPTKRGEKRLMPINESLYYILLRRKGAATSAHVFTRPDGTPWSKWAVHYHLKKGIQAAGIAHLWFHDLRHTVASRLNRNGVSASYVQDLLGHKTANMTRRYTHTQAADLQAALATLTNHERESSNGLTPHRNSAS
- a CDS encoding HD-GYP domain-containing protein, coding for MGTIVRGRLTDVNKELWLVLSLFFLAGVMNFLIASHRMVLGFYVVPTLFSAYYYGRRHAVLTAFASLFMVILLVYYNPVLFSTVGTGSPEDKWYDITIWGGILVVTAYAMGTLYDHKQNHLRELRETYHGVLLILRHFISKDEYTQNHSYRVSIYAAKVASYLGLNSERIEDVRAAALLHDIGKLDISREILYKAARLTQEEFEEMKRHVEKGVGMLESVGGSLRRVLPIILSHHDRFDGSGYHPTSGNDIPLEARIIAVADVYDSLTSDRPYRKAMSPFDAKEVVTKESGTEFDPQVVDAFLAAFRRGEMEVPEVLV
- a CDS encoding diguanylate cyclase, which translates into the protein MATILIVDDEPMLRQMVREHLERHGLQIEEAENGQEALEFAHRVNPDLILLDIMLPDLDGLQVCQTLREHEATRAIPVVLLTSKDGLEDRIRGLDAGANDFLTKPVQPGELLARVKAHLRTRELWEELEQRRKDLAQLLELSKAVASTLRPSEIFHLIVERTAQLVSAMRCSLVIVGDAEKGYVVASQDNPRITRLPITLERYPEIQEAIRRQQPVVVEDVSQDPLMAGVWDVMVPLEFRTLLVVPINLRAKVVGTLVLRMARSGSPFDTRELQLCQLIGEVAAIALQNAHLFESLEHANLNLEQLTLIDDLTQAYNRRFLFRKLEEEVERSKWYGQPLCCIMLDVDDFKEVNDRYGHAQGDVILKELANVIQDVIRRGDVLARYGGEEFVLLLPQTEGEGAWIEAERIRRTIREHRFPGIEPLLPLTMSLGIANYPLNSITEASDLLKLADRAMYAAKHAGKDGIACSWAPSGTSD